ATACAAAGCTTGATTAATAACTAGAACTTAAACTTACATTCAAGTAGTGATTGGAATGAAGTTGACTCAGGTATCCTGTAGAATTAGAGTGAATGCACTTTAACTGTACCCAAGTGAAATGGTGAATGGGATTCCTTTATGAATCACTAAATCATTCCATGTTCCTGAGGACAGTATCCTAATTACAGACTTCACACATTCGATGATGAATTTACATTAATGCAAAGGACTGAGTGTATCATATAATAGACTCTTAAAATAATCAAGAATTATTTGATAAACATTTATgtactttacttatatgacaggAAGAAATTTGAAGCAAAGACTGTAGCAGTGTTAGTTTATGTTACACTTTTCGTGAAGCTAGCTTGAATGCAACAATGAACTGCAACTTTATTATGACAATAAAAGTAGTGTATCGAACAGAgctatgattataatcatacttACCGTGCATGTCCAGAATTCGTATTTGTGAAACATTCTGCCATTTACTTCAGGCACATCCCTTAACTTGAACAGTACATAAAATTACTCAGCTTAACTCACAAGAATATATAGGTCTAAAGCTGTACACTTCACTAGGGGCCACTCTGTCTCAGGGAGTCCGTAGGGAATTTAATTTacctctgtttattattatttcagaattatACTTAACTGCAAAACAGTACCTATGCTAGGCTGTACACCAGAATGCACATGAACCAAATTACAGAGGTGAATGATGTTCGTTACAGTgtgataaaatacataaatacttttCTTCTTGAGAAATGATTACACTCGGTATTAAGCTGGTCAAGACTCTCCTGAATTCTGTGTTTAAACAAAGATACAGAATCCTTAGTAGTCAGCTGATCAGAATTCTCCTGAATTACTCGATACAGcaatgtttagtgtttaaaaaaaattacacaacttTGTCATGACAAAACCTTTAATTGCTTCAAAGGAACATGAGGATTGTGCAACTTTTAGGAATATATCATGAATACTTCCTTTACAAGCACGTACAGACTCAAATTATATCTCTGGTGAAGTAATTTATATACCAGTGAGCATTATCACACTCGATAACAATAACCACCCACTTGTTTTTATGAACACTTTTAACAACAGTGGATTTATCACAACTTTGATAGGAATTCCAATAACAGCTCCCCAAACagaatttaattcctttttacGTTAAAAATATATGTTACGTGCTTACTTCcccctcttttttatttctcttttatttcactgTTCCCTTAGCTATGTCAATGAGGGTACTTTTGGCTCTGTGCGATTCAGGTTGCGTTGTGTCTTAGCATATTCTGCTCTTGTCTGGAGATGGCACTGGGATAGGTCAGTTCCGGTGGAAGGAGTACGACATGCAGGTTTCACAATGTGTTTGAAGGTGTGCAAACTCTGGAATCTTGGTCGTTCACCCCTGAAATGTGTGGTTGTGACCTAGCCatcctaggattttttttttatctgtttaagtTTTTTGGCTGACTGACACACCTTTGCAAGTTTTCTCTGTCTAAGTCTATGGAAGTATATTCAAAGGAAGGCCTTAGGAGAACAGGACTCCCATTGGTTGAATTTCAGATTTCAGGCAGGCAGGCTGTTGGAGATTCTGGTGTTTCAGTAGTCAAGACGTCAAGTACAACCCTTAAGACAGAGTACAGGTGGGGCACCGCCTTGCTTTGTTGTTGCAACCTTGGGGCACCGTAGCTGAGATGGTGAAGAGTGGGGTGGGGATTATGGACATTTGCAGCAACATCTATGTTAAATGAGATGAAAACTTTCTAATCATTGTTACCTTATTACATCTGTGGGAGGCGAGCTTCCTTCCATTATCTGTAAGGCGGCACAGGGCAGCAGTGGCATTTTGAGTTTAGAGGGATTATACAGttaaaaaatacagaagaaaaagttTGTTAGGTCAGGCAAGGGTAGGATAATCACAATAAACTTAAGCCAAATAGTGAGGTGAGTTTTTCTGTCCTTGTCTCATACACTTGACCTTACTCAGCTGCAGCAACAACAAGCTTTTCTTCCCTTTGAAGAATGATGAATTTTAATAGGAGTCAGCAATGGTacaacatatgcatatatatatatatatatatatatatatatatatatatatatatatattatattatatatatatatatacatttacataaatatatatgtatatataattatatatatatatatatatatatatatatatatatatatatatatatatatatatatatatatatatatatatatattatacatgtagatatatatatatatatatatatatatatatataaagtgcgcAAAGTGCGCGACTGTAAGAATTATGCTGTGGAGAACGTGTGGTTTGATTATGATTGAGAAAGGAAGATTGATGATAGAAGGACTGATGCGGGAAGAATATTGGGATCTACATAATGAAGAGTGTATTGAATTAAATacttgttatgaaacagttatgtggaAAGCTTGAAAGCAAAAGAAACAGCTGTATGTGACATACTTGGACCAAGAAAAAGCTAAGACAGAATCAGTAGAGGTAAGTGAAAGGTTTTGGAAGTGTATGGAATAGAGAATTAATGTATTGAGAGAGATTCAAGTGTATATGATGGAGGTGAAGCGTGTTTTTCAACTGTTGAAGGGAGTGTGATTTTGTATAAAAGTTTGTCTTGACACAAAACCATGACTCCTGATaggagtgtggaatggttgatgtttgtgACTGATGCTGTACTGATTGCGTTTAATGAAGAGAAGctgtataaattaataaaagagttTTGAAAGAGTTTGCAAGAACGTTGAGAATAAATATGAGCAgaataaggttatgagggtaaatgtaAACCCTGAAGATTGGGCAATGAATGTTAGTTTTGGGAAGGGAAGTAGATGTCTTGTATGAATAtgtgaaagtaaatataaaggaTGATAGCTGAATGAAAGAAGAGGTAAGTCAGAGGATGGGTGGAGCAAGAAAGTTGCAAGGTGTGCGCAAAAGGAAGTGACTTGAATTATCCATGAAAGGCAGTGTTGGAATGCATGGAGTGGTTGTTGAGCCAACCCTTCTTAATACAAGTGAAGTGTCGACAGTAAATgtccattagaaagaaaaaaattgaaactggTGAGATGAACTGTTTTCATATTGTATGTGGGATAAGACGGCTTGAAAGGGTAAAAACtttggagatttgtggaaatggTATAAAGTTCAGTGCCTGTCAAATGAAGGCTCAGTGTTTAGAGGTGGTTTGATCATTAAGGGGAGGAGTAGAGGAAAACCTAGATAGGGTGTTTATGAAGTACTTGAAAGGAAGGACTAAATATTCCTGATGCGTGAGTTTGTAAACAAGATGCCGGGGAATGGCATAGTGGGTAGGGGATTCGACGTATTAAAGATGAGCCTTCCTTTAAGATGTATTAAGTGGCTATTCTTTTGGAAGTTTTCTTTAGATGAGGTCCATCCATAATTTAATTTGGCAAAAtatgctgttttttttctctctggaacCACACCTGTTCAGtgtaatgtgattatatatatatatatatatatatatatatatatatatatatatatatatatatatatatatatatatataaagcgtgtgtttgtttgcaaacttttaatttcattgccCATTTATGAAACATATAAGCAACGTTGCCAGAGACCCAAGCCAAAATATCCCTTAAAAtggggatattttttttcatttatcccccattctgacacacacacacacacacacacacacacacacacacacacacacacacacacacacacacacacacacacacacacatattacttatattgtaatttgtatataaaagaaaaaagttactgcaggaaaaatgaagcaaaatcctacattaatgattattttatgatTGACTTCATACTTTAAGGATttacaatattatgaaaaactACAACAGAATTGCCAttgccattgaaaaaaaaatatccatttggttaaaaataaaaacttgaaaattaacacaattctttcaagatacaaaaaaaagacTGGCATTTTGCCATCATAAGTCAATAGCAcatgaatgaatatgaaatggGTAACCGTATGAAAATATGATCTTTAGTCAGAATCATCAACATAGAGGCTGGAATTCATTTTACTAATCAATAACTTATCAACTGGAAAATTAAAGCAAGTATTGTCTTTTAAATATCTCTTTGAATGAAGCAATCCACATAAAGTTTGTGTTGACAACCTGTTCCTTTGCTTAGTTTTCATTACATTAACagcagaaaatattctttctgcTGCAGCACTTGAATGAGGAAGGCTTAATATagagaatacaaaatttattaaaacaggAAACTCATATCTATCATcacctgttttcatttttctgatatgaTTCCAAAATTCCTCTACAGGCATATTCGAATCAAGATTGTCCTTGTTTCGCAAGGATCTCCACTCCCTGTCCAAATCATTTAGCTCACTATCTTTAACAATACCTGGTAACAAGGAAGCTAATGGGGCAATAGAAGCAACCTCCCTCTTAACAACAGACTTAGGATCAATAGCACTCATACGTTTCAAAATTGGATTTCGAAAATCAAATCTCATGCAAATTTGCCTGACACTTTCTATGAAAAAACCTAAGCACCTTTTCCGGAATTCCTCAATAGCTTGCTGTGGAAGACCATGTATATTATTTGAAATTGATGCTGTTACCTTTGGTCCAAGATACATATTTTGAAGAGGCATGAAGTGCCTAGGATCTTGGTACTGCACATTTTCAACAGATGTTTTCCTGAGATAATCTTCATTCATATAACAGTCCATCAAATTTCTACATAAATTGCATACAGCTTCATGCAATGTATAAATCTGAGGGCTCTCTGcttgcatttgtttatttagattATTAAAATAAGGTAATATGAAATCCAAGAACTCTAGATATAATCTGTTCCTTGGGTCTTTTAAATTATCCAAAATACTCTGAGCAGCTAAAATCCTATCTTCCCAAACAGCATttgtgaaataaagaataaggGCTTCAAACTGTTCTAAAAGCCGACTCACTACCATATGAAGTGATAGCCACCTAGTCTGGCTGGGGTGAAGCAATTTATGTGGTTTAATATCTACAAAGATTTGAAATTCCTTCAATTCTGATGTGCGCTTTGGACTCGAtgacaaataattatatacatctcTTGCCAAACCTTCAACACTTCTTGGAAGAGTTAAACGTACGTAAGATGCacataaatggaaagaatgacaaacacactttaaaatgaataatgtagGAATATCTTCTTTTAGACGAGACGACAGCGAATTGTGCTTGCCCATCATTACATTGGCCCCGTCTGCTGCTAAACCtatcaaattttctttatatggaaTACCTACATCGGTCATCGCTTTCACTACATGATTATATAAGCTTTGTGCAGTAGCATCATCAATAGGAACTAACCCAAAAAATGCATCCATAGTTCGCAATCACATGCCTTGCAATAAgcacgatttttttatttaacacttgGCTTTAACCACCCCTTAAACATGGGCATTGCTTCCCATTTCTCAGTATAAAGTTGGGTATATTTGACTTTCTTTGCACGTGGTGGAGTTTCAGGGTCATCCGCATCCATCCTTGACTGCTTTCTACTTTAGTGCACGGATCAGCTACCTAAAAGAACATACATTTGGCCAACATAGCAAAATAAGTTGATTTTGGAAATGATTTCAAGTGTTTTATATTAGGCCTAGGCTACaccataaggttttttttttagcatacatGTTTACCATAAAAAGCTAATTTCTAAAAATTCCATTAGCTACAATTGCAAGCGAACAAATTTAAgccaaatttattcatataaaaggcATTGTCTTTAACTTGAATATTCATAATCCTTCAATGCTTCCAATTATTAATGACACGAATAATATAACCCAAAACTAAATAAGAATTGAGATATAAAATCTGAACACATACCATAAAAAACTGTAACTGTTGCACAAATTCGATATCCAAAACAGTTTAACAGTGTGGACGCACAGAATGTACTGTACAGACTAATGACTTTCATACGTGTATATGTCAAGTTCCAAACTTCTGAGTCATGGTAACACcgttttattattgttgtgtttGTCAtggattttccattttcatctacaaatttaatcttatttgaaacaactgttttaaaattttcactttttaatattttaaaattccttaaatttaatcatttatacgataaaatataagattcataggataatttttataatatattcctaattaacttaattagttcttagattaacatatgtcgctaggtttaattaaattattagagtttaaatagcttgtctaatccttcgggccagccctaggagagttaatattaactcagtggtctggttaaactaacgttaaaaaaaaatcttttcaattcttgaatcttttttaataatatatatacattttaggcATATGTTAAGATACTCGAGCATTAGGGACAAATTATCCCCAGAATTGGCTCTAAATAGACATTAAATCCCTATATCCCCATCAGCAACCCAAAATCCCTAAAAATAGGGATAAATCCCCATATCTGGCAACACTGCATATAAGAAACAGTTAGGTACACCCACCAAAGAAACCGATGTCGCCTCGCCAGACCTggctggagagagaatgccctttTTGCCCTGAAAGATGTCTTGCGTTCCAATTACCAGGACGTAGTTAAATGGCTGTTTAGGACAATATTGATATGAATAGccagtttcatcaatatttatggatttttcttataaatatgatacgaaattaaaataaaacaaggtcatgaaatttcttggtgattactttcaaaacaatatgcaattacatttattaaaagaataaaactctctctctctctctctctctctctctctctctctctctctccatttagtgAGCACCCTTTCCAAATCAGCAGTCCGTTATCGCACCCTCAGaattggaaaataggaaaaaagaatattaaagaaatgttaagaaacaaaattgatgtgatgtgtattgataattttttttggtttttcattcacaaagctAGCGTTATTGCTATTttcgttttgagaaaaaaaagtaatatgcatataaataaatatatatttgtcttaattattcatattcatcctcGCACCGGTTAGGCACCTTTTAGACGAACGGGCAAGTGTCTGGGGGAAAACATGGTTACTATATCTGATAGTCAACAAAATGACGTCAGTAGCGAGGGAATAAAAATATCCCTGTCACACAACTTCTGTTGAAGTGTTACCAGAATTTTTACGAGTATTTCCTGGCTTCTGGCGTTATTTTGTTCGTCTGAAAGGTCCCCTAGGAATCGGCCTTACATCCCATAGAGGAGCGAGCACTCATGATTAAGAACACCTGAGATTAATCATACTATTGTTGATAACTATGTCTCGAGTGGTGGCTATTTGGGACGGTTCGGCCATCTGCTATTATGGTTCTGTTCTCCGTTCAGTTTGCAAAGAACGAAGCTACTTTTTGGTTATATTTGATGCAGCATATTTCGAcggtttttactctcaaattagGGAAACTGATATCCATAATCACCATAACTTTTGCCAATGACGATTTTGGAAGAATACCCTTCCTCCTCGAGGCTCGAACCCTTAAACATCAGAATACCAGTTTGTGATCTTATCGGTTCAGCCATCAAATCTCATAAAAGTGTTGCATTATCGGGGTCGTGGAGTGCTACTGCGCCTATACTCAGGGTTTTACACAACACCAGAGCCATACTAGACTTTATCTAATTAGTTCACCCACGTACGGCTCGGGTGTTGTGTAAAACCCTGAGTATAGGTGCAGTAGCACTCCACgagctcgaggaagacttcgaggacgacctttAGGACGACATCGACTTCGAGGATGGGCTCGAGTACGActtcgaggtcgacttcgaggacgacctcgaggatgacttcgattatgagctcgaggaagacttcgaTGACGACAtcaaggacgacctcgaggttgacttcgaggacgacctcgaggtcgatttcgaggacgagctcgaggacgacttcgattatgagctcgaggaagacttcgaggacgaaatcaaggacgacctcgaggtcgatttCGAGGAAGAgctcgaggacgacctcgaggacgagctcgaggacgtcttcgaggacgagctcgaggatgacttcgaggacgagctcgaggatgacttcgattatgagctcgaggaagacttcgaggacgacatcAAGGATGACCTCGAGGTCGatttcgaggacgagctcgaggaagacttcgaggacgatCTCGAGGACGACTCGAGGACgtcttcgaggacgagctcgaggacgacctcgaggacgACCTTGAGGACGGCTTccaggacgagctcgaggacggcTTCGAAGACGACTTCGAGCATGACCTCGAGGTCGAcgtcgaggtcgacttcgaggacgacctcgagatCGACTTCAAGGACGacgtcgaggacgacttcgaggacgccTTCGAGGTCGTCTTCGAGGACGACGTCGatgtcgacttcgaggacgacctcgaggtcgacttcgaagACGACCTCgtggtcgacttcgaggacgacctcccaCTCCTAGCTCTCTCCTGAATATTTCTAGCATCGTATCTTGTGCCGATGCGTCGCCAGACGTGCATTGCTCTGGACTACCGAGGTAAAGTAAGTTTCATCACTTAAGATTACATTTTTCCAGTCATCGATATCGTAAACAACATGTTGCAGAGCAAAGACCAGACGAGTGTCACGATGCCATTCTTTTAACTCCTCTTTGACCGCCGGAACATGGCACCTGATCCCTTGCTCCCTCAGTCGCTGTCTGGTTGTCTGTGGAGTGCACGAGAGATGCAATTCTTGCGTGATAGTTACTGAGGTTTTCAGGGGGTCGTCTATGGATGCTGCAATGATTTGTTCGTCTTGTTGTCATGCGTGGGCGTCCTCTCCTAGATCTATTTGCCAATGTTCCCTCTTCCCGCCATCTTGATATCCACCTTTGGACTGTGCGAGTTGACACTCCAACGCTCACGGCAATATCTCCTGTTGGAACACCACGCTCCCACTCACCAATGATCCGACCTCTTTGAGTTATATGCTCAACAGAGTTGTCTTTGTTTGCCGCCGCCATCTCTacaaaaaaatgccatatataagtatatattacatagactAAAGAAGACAACAATATGGTGGAGATTGCCGTAATATAGATAATCGTGTTTACCAGCTAATAAAGTTACACAGAGGCTGCAAATCGCCAGCCGTCAAAACTACTCAGCTGCTGGCTTTTGGGATACGCATCGTCCATGGCTGTGTCGCAAACTCCCTCGTCGGAAAACCAGGTCCCCCCACTTTCCCTCAAAACTATTCAGAACGTAAACGATGATGTATAAGTAATGCTATAATGATACATATCTATGTCTTCATGGCGAATTGGAATAATTGATATTAACTGTTATCAATAAAGGGTATTAATATCGCCACTTCAAATATGTTGATAAGCGAATCTCGTCAAGCCCTACATTAACATCACCCCATTGCCCATCACCTTCAACCTCCTTATCATAATATCctcctaccccccacccccacgtGCTCGGTGCTTAAAAGAGATAATTAATATCGAAATCAAATACGATTACAtttcttaaatgaataaaaattttttttttctctctctctctctctctctctctctctctctctctctccttgaaatatatttcagtcattattgcacttttttgtctgaatttggtaatttccctcctcctctcattcgAACCATCGTAACTATGCATTGGTAGTTGTAACTTCAGCTACCGTTCAGAGCAAGAAAGACATGATCTCTCCCAGCAAGGTTTGGCGAGGCGACATCCGTTTCTTTGGTGGGTGTACCTGCAATGCTCTCAGATTTGACATGTCATGTGCAAGAGGACCTTGAGTGTAGGGGAATTCAGGTAGATTTccgtgctgctttcgatttagtaaatcacaaggcacttatttgtaaacttcagaatcttggagtgggtggatatgttttaggtttacttcaagatttctttgcaggtaggcagcaacgagttgctgttgatgggatctttagcaaaccaaaaCCTGCTGTgtatggagttccacagggtagtgtgcTTGGTCTGCTGGTATTTTTAGTGTTTACAAGTGATATGGctattggcctggaaaacaagattgttcagtatgtcgatgatgcaacacttgagGGCGAAGTAAAGTCTCGTCACTTattagaaatgaagctgcccttagtctcagtctTGTCATGGAGCGGATTAGAGAATGGTGTaagactgaactccagtaaaacggaaacactgttgattagcagatctcgtacagattttccacctcatcctcccctccagGTGGATTGgattctgctgaatgagtctgaagctttaactattttcGGTGTAACTTTGGACTCACATcgtacttttgagaaacatctaatgaaagtttcagcaaatgccggaCGAAAATTAGATATTGTACGaaaggcttcatatatttataacagtgataaaatgaatgcaacatgttttaggtaatttgtccttcctttactagaatattgttctgcttctgccagagatttatcactTCTAGATAGAGTTGTTTGTGGTGGTAGGCTTCTGTTTTCGCGGTggtgggtttctgtttcctaatattggcagttatgacttggcccattgacggatggtctctttgtttgtcactttttcatgagttgtattttaacagaggtccttcacattcataattgatccctgatctccttttcctgccgagagcaaccagattcgctgaacagcagcaccaatatgcagtaagtgtACCTTGTTGTCAAatttctcagttctagaggtcctttttttccttgcgttttaataaatttttatatttttttcgtttttgatgagtgagatctcttttactgtatttccctCAAACtcttcttaattcttcctaatgagcaccatattctttggaagcttgaatttcaagtcattggtccctatgggcttgtttcatgtgaatagggttcatctttgagtaatagtaatagtaattgtGGTAATGATCCTATTAAGTTCAAAATGGCATCTTTTTATcatggtaaatatatattaccCTACTAAATAAAaggtgaagaagaaaataataaaatgaaataccgCCTGAGAAAGATCACACATCTACGAGCGTATGGAAGTGGAGTGCCATTGCATGTTGTGAATGAAAACTGTCTGCTGAAAATTGAGTCATATTGCTCCAGATTTACAGTGTGTAGTTTTATATTCAACTTTGTTTAGTTAGTTAGTCTGTAGGTTATTCAACAAGTTCGCCATTCATTCAGCTTGTCGTCTAGTTGGTTACTTAGCACTTAATTAAGGACTAGTTAGTCAGCTTGTCATTTAGTTAGTTTGTTAGATTTGCATTAGAATAGAATTGGACTTAGTAAAAGGTTGGCTCTTCCTATAGTACTTTTACATTTGTGTTTGTGAAACTTCAGGCGGAGTAACTTCATGTTAGTCAGCGTTGATATATGTACAGTCAGTCGCTTTGCTAAAGACTCGTCGCgaatatgataataaataacataattatctGTCCAGTACTCTGTGTGATCGCTATTTCCTTTTATGTAACTAAATCTTATCCCATCTTGCAAAGCCGCTCCTGTCCGtttggctgaaaaaaaaatgcactaaaacgaagaaaaaaattaatgcattttaatatatgcgtgttttaaaaaatttatattttcttattttatactttttagtcttgacagaaattgtaaccgatttatgattgtagctaacgaaattgactGTGATATTCTATTATATCCTGtcaagccaaagaaggtttgaaaaatcagtagagttattaacttactCTACCgcgtcaaagaaggtatgaaaaattggaagttattcacttcatacaaatcctgagataccgggagaggtcactgtagggtcactagtggtcactgctgacctactgatcatgtaaggttgtattgtcaccaggattgagtaaccatgcaaaatttgaAGTCCATTGGACGAAGagaacaggttgaaaattgagttacaagatttgacccagacaaacaaacagatggacagacgaaaaagcaagctaaataaacgcgtataatataataaaaaagaaggacTGACGAAACTGTTAAGCACTGTTCTGGTGGAATGAAGTACTGTAATACCAACATCATCACCTCCAACACCACGCGACACAAACCCCCCTGTGAAACTCTGCCAGCCATGTTTTTTTCATGTGCTTTCAATTCCACAAATCTCAACTCACCTCCAGCATACCTTCACTTAGTCGTCATCCAGGTACGTCTtggtatttgtgtatattttaacacaattttGTTACCCACGCTTCACTCAGTGTAACCTCTATGTACGCATCAATCATTGCCGCTGTTTTCAAAGCGtgggaaattttaattatttgggATACCTTATCATGGCGCCATTCaaggaaatgtatttttcaaatg
This DNA window, taken from Macrobrachium rosenbergii isolate ZJJX-2024 chromosome 36, ASM4041242v1, whole genome shotgun sequence, encodes the following:
- the LOC136856690 gene encoding zinc finger protein 862-like, whose product is MDAFFGLVPIDDATAQSLYNHVVKAMTDVGIPYKENLIGLAADGANVMMGKHNSLSSRLKEDIPTLFILKCVCHSFHLCASYVRLTLPRSVEGLARDVYNYLSSSPKRTSELKEFQIFVDIKPHKLLHPSQTRWLSLHMVVSRLLEQFEALILYFTNAVWEDRILAAQSILDNLKDPRNRLYLEFLDFILPYFNNLNKQMQAESPQIYTLHEAVCNLCRNLMDCYMNEDYLRKTSVENVQYQDPRHFMPLQNMYLGPKVTASISNNIHGLPQQAIEEFRKRCLGFFIESVRQICMRFDFRNPILKRMSAIDPKSVVKREVASIAPLASLLPGIVKDSELNDLDREWRSLRNKDNLDSNMPVEEFWNHIRKMKTGDDRYEFPVLINFVFSILSLPHSSAAAERIFSAVNVMKTKQRNRLSTQTLCGLLHSKRYLKDNTCFNFPVDKLLISKMNSSLYVDDSD
- the LOC136856691 gene encoding aspartic and glutamic acid-rich protein-like; translation: MVTISDSQQNDDDIDFEDGLEYDFEVDFEDDLEDDFDYELEEDFDDDIKDDLEVDFEDDLEVDFEDELEDDFDYELEEDFEDEIKDDLEVDFEEELEDDLEDELEDVFEDELEDDFEDELEDDFDYELEEDFEDDIKDDLEDELEDDLEDDLEDGFQDELEDGFEDDFEHDLEVDVEVDFEDDLEIDFKDDVEDDFEDAFEVVFEDDVDVDFEDDLEVDFEDDLVVDFEDDLPLLALS